A single window of Rhizobium sp. SL42 DNA harbors:
- a CDS encoding RNA pyrophosphohydrolase, with protein sequence MTKSPAPSVKAEDLPYRPCVGIMVLNGQGLVWAGRRLVEGNSEYDGSPQLWQMPQGGIDAGEDALPAAIRELYEETGMKTVSLLAEASRWINYDLPAELIGIGLRGKYRGQTQRWFAFRFEGDENEIAINPPPGGHQAEFDAWEWKPMQELPALIVPFKRAVYEQVVAEFAHLTG encoded by the coding sequence ATGACAAAATCTCCCGCCCCATCGGTCAAGGCCGAGGATCTGCCCTACCGCCCCTGCGTCGGCATCATGGTGCTGAACGGCCAGGGCCTGGTCTGGGCCGGCCGCCGTTTGGTCGAAGGCAATTCGGAATATGACGGCTCGCCGCAACTCTGGCAGATGCCGCAGGGCGGCATCGACGCCGGCGAGGATGCCCTGCCGGCCGCCATCCGCGAGCTATACGAGGAAACCGGCATGAAGACGGTCTCGCTGCTTGCCGAAGCCAGCCGCTGGATCAATTACGACCTGCCCGCCGAACTGATCGGCATCGGCTTGCGTGGCAAATACCGGGGCCAGACCCAACGCTGGTTCGCCTTCCGCTTCGAAGGCGACGAGAATGAGATCGCCATCAACCCGCCCCCCGGCGGCCACCAGGCCGAATTCGACGCCTGGGAATGGAAGCCGATGCAGGAACTGCCCGCTCTCATCGTGCCGTTCAAGCGCGCGGTCTATGAACAGGTTGTCGCGGAATTCGCCCATCTGACCGGCTGA